Proteins from one Burkholderia sp. genomic window:
- a CDS encoding DMT family transporter, giving the protein MMGHERSALPTLAILVGASVWGLVWYPLRMLAGLGLTGTAASTLTGFCACLFVIVWRRRALATLRWHWLLGALGVAAGITNLCFVWGTIHGEVLRVMLLFYLTPAWTAIYSHFLLRERLTWASAALAGLSIAGTLLMLWSPCLGLPLPSNPAEWAGLAGGLSFAMSNVLVVRISRDLPDLKPEMRTATLFVGSAAFGLVAMFVEGVPPLPPPHAVTLALLLAAAIGVTTALNNLLVQYGLARVPANRASIIMLFEIVVTALSAWLFARELPGAREWLGGACIVLATLLSSRVHKAPPLGDADRRAEARGRCCINRV; this is encoded by the coding sequence ATGATGGGACATGAACGGTCGGCGCTGCCGACCCTGGCGATCCTGGTGGGCGCGTCGGTCTGGGGGCTGGTCTGGTATCCGCTGCGGATGCTGGCCGGGCTGGGCCTGACGGGCACCGCGGCCAGCACGCTGACGGGCTTCTGCGCCTGCCTGTTCGTGATAGTCTGGCGCCGACGCGCGCTCGCCACGCTGCGCTGGCACTGGCTGCTGGGCGCGCTCGGGGTGGCCGCTGGCATCACCAATCTATGCTTTGTCTGGGGCACGATCCACGGCGAGGTGTTGCGCGTGATGCTGCTATTCTACCTGACCCCGGCCTGGACCGCGATTTATTCTCATTTCTTGCTGCGAGAGCGTCTGACCTGGGCCAGCGCTGCGCTGGCAGGATTGTCGATCGCCGGCACCCTGCTGATGCTCTGGTCGCCGTGTCTGGGGCTGCCGCTGCCCTCGAACCCGGCCGAATGGGCGGGGCTAGCTGGGGGGCTGAGCTTCGCAATGAGCAACGTGCTGGTGGTACGAATTTCGCGCGACCTGCCGGATCTGAAGCCCGAAATGCGTACCGCCACGCTGTTCGTGGGCAGCGCGGCCTTCGGGCTGGTGGCAATGTTCGTAGAAGGCGTGCCGCCGCTTCCCCCGCCGCACGCCGTGACGCTGGCGCTGCTTCTGGCAGCCGCGATCGGCGTGACTACCGCGCTCAATAACCTGTTGGTTCAATACGGGCTTGCCCGGGTACCGGCCAATCGCGCCTCGATCATTATGTTGTTCGAGATCGTCGTCACTGCGCTATCGGCCTGGCTCTTCGCCCGCGAGTTGCCGGGCGCGCGCGAGTGGCTCGGCGGTGCCTGCATCGTCCTGGCCACACTGCTATCGAGCCGAGTGCACAAGGCTCCCCCGCTTGGGGATGCCGATCGCCGGGCCGAGGCCCGTGGGCGTTGTTGCATAAATCGAGTGTGA
- the ychF gene encoding redox-regulated ATPase YchF: MSLKCGIVGLPNVGKSTLFNALTKASIDAQNYPFCTIEPNVGIVEVPDARLKAISATVNPKRIVPAVVEFVDIAGLVAGASRGEGLGNQFLANIRETDAITHVVRCFEDQNVIHVAGRVSPLDDIEVINTELALADLGTVEKALIRYLKAAKSGNDKKAVKLAATLEKVRAHLDEGKAVRGLDLSDDERAILKPFCLITAKSVMYVANVKDDGFENNPHLDAVRKYAEAEKSPVVAVCAAVEAEITDFDDANKEAFLADMGMDEPGLNRVIRAGFKLLGLQTYFTAGVKEVRAWIIQIGDTAPQAAGLIHSDFERGFIRAQTIGYEDYIAYQGEQGAKEAGKMRAEGKEYVVHDGDVMNFLFNAATLPSNRNP; the protein is encoded by the coding sequence ATGAGCCTGAAATGTGGCATCGTCGGCCTGCCGAACGTTGGCAAATCTACCCTGTTCAACGCGCTGACCAAGGCCAGCATCGACGCCCAGAACTACCCGTTCTGCACGATCGAGCCGAACGTCGGCATCGTCGAGGTGCCGGATGCACGCCTGAAGGCGATCTCGGCGACCGTCAATCCCAAGCGGATTGTGCCGGCAGTGGTCGAGTTCGTCGACATTGCGGGCCTGGTGGCCGGTGCCAGCAGGGGCGAAGGCCTCGGCAATCAGTTCCTGGCCAACATCCGAGAAACCGACGCGATCACCCACGTGGTGCGCTGCTTCGAGGACCAGAACGTGATCCACGTGGCCGGTCGTGTAAGCCCGCTCGACGACATCGAGGTGATCAACACCGAGTTGGCGCTGGCCGACCTGGGTACCGTCGAGAAGGCGCTCATACGCTACTTGAAAGCCGCCAAGTCGGGCAACGACAAGAAAGCGGTCAAGCTGGCCGCCACGCTCGAGAAGGTGCGCGCCCATCTTGACGAGGGCAAGGCTGTGCGCGGCCTGGACCTCTCCGATGACGAGCGCGCGATCCTCAAGCCGTTCTGCTTGATCACCGCCAAATCGGTGATGTACGTGGCTAACGTCAAGGACGACGGCTTCGAGAACAATCCACACCTGGACGCTGTGCGCAAATACGCTGAGGCCGAGAAATCACCGGTGGTGGCGGTATGCGCCGCAGTCGAAGCCGAGATTACTGATTTCGACGATGCCAACAAGGAAGCCTTCCTCGCCGACATGGGCATGGACGAGCCGGGCCTGAACCGCGTGATCCGCGCCGGTTTCAAGCTGCTCGGCCTACAAACCTATTTCACGGCTGGCGTGAAGGAAGTGCGCGCCTGGATCATCCAGATCGGCGATACTGCCCCGCAGGCAGCCGGTCTGATCCACAGCGATTTCGAGCGTGGCTTCATCCGCGCACAGACTATCGGCTACGAGGATTACATCGCCTACCAGGGTGAACAGGGTGCGAAAGAAGCCGGCAAGATGCGCGCCGAAGGCAAGGAATACGTAGTGCACGATGGCGACGTGATGAACTTCCTGTTCAACGCCGCGACACTGCCCAGCAACCGTAACCCGTAA
- a CDS encoding nitrate/sulfonate/bicarbonate ABC transporter ATP-binding protein — protein MQNQNAVQTPLVPPRLGDEILNVKDVSRGFNKTQGELLVLDRAHLSLREGEIVGLLGRSGSGKSTLLRIIAGLIEPTGGEVTYLGKPLNGPAEGVAMVFQTFALFPWLTVLKNVEAGLEALGVGARERRERALAAIDLIGLDGFENAYPRELSGGMRQRVGFARALVVDPTILLMDEPFSALDVLTAETLRTDLLDLWTQGKMPIKSVLIVTHNIEEAVFMCDRILVLSSNPGCVIAEIKVPFKHPRNRLDPTFRKLVDNIYAKMTARQTGEVTKKDLDSGSWLPRVSTNLMAGLIETLAAPPYHGRADMPEIARSLHLEVDDLFPIAEVLQHLGFADVREGDVFLTPPARVFAEFGTQERKIMFADHLLRHVPLAARIKTVLNERQGHRAPRVRFEQELEDCLSDSAAEETLDAVIDWGRYGEIFSYNDQTEIFSLEDVES, from the coding sequence ATGCAAAATCAGAATGCTGTCCAGACGCCTCTAGTGCCGCCGCGCCTGGGCGACGAGATCCTGAACGTCAAGGACGTCAGCCGCGGCTTCAACAAGACGCAAGGCGAGCTGCTCGTGCTCGACAGGGCCCACCTATCGTTGCGCGAGGGCGAAATCGTCGGTCTGCTCGGCCGTTCGGGCTCTGGCAAGTCGACCTTACTGCGCATTATTGCCGGGTTAATCGAGCCGACCGGCGGCGAGGTCACATATCTCGGCAAGCCACTGAACGGTCCGGCCGAAGGCGTAGCGATGGTGTTCCAGACCTTCGCGTTGTTTCCCTGGCTGACTGTTCTGAAGAACGTGGAGGCGGGCCTGGAAGCGCTCGGCGTGGGTGCGCGCGAGCGGCGTGAACGAGCACTCGCGGCGATCGACCTGATCGGCCTAGACGGTTTCGAGAACGCCTATCCGCGCGAGCTGTCGGGCGGCATGCGCCAGCGCGTCGGCTTCGCGCGCGCGCTGGTGGTCGACCCGACCATCCTACTGATGGACGAGCCGTTCTCGGCACTCGACGTACTGACCGCCGAGACGCTACGTACTGACCTGCTCGACCTATGGACGCAGGGCAAGATGCCGATTAAGTCAGTGCTGATCGTCACGCACAACATCGAGGAAGCAGTGTTCATGTGCGACCGGATCCTGGTGCTGTCGTCGAATCCTGGGTGTGTGATCGCCGAGATCAAGGTTCCGTTCAAGCATCCGCGTAATCGCCTGGATCCGACATTCCGCAAGCTGGTGGACAACATCTACGCGAAGATGACCGCTCGCCAGACGGGCGAGGTGACCAAGAAGGACCTCGATTCGGGTAGCTGGCTACCACGCGTGTCGACCAACCTGATGGCTGGCTTGATCGAGACGCTGGCTGCGCCGCCGTATCATGGTCGCGCCGACATGCCGGAAATTGCGCGATCGCTGCACCTCGAGGTGGATGATCTGTTCCCGATCGCTGAAGTGCTGCAGCACCTGGGCTTCGCCGACGTGCGCGAGGGCGACGTGTTCCTGACGCCGCCGGCACGCGTATTCGCCGAGTTCGGCACGCAAGAGCGCAAGATCATGTTCGCAGACCACTTGCTGCGTCATGTGCCGCTGGCGGCGCGGATCAAGACGGTGCTCAACGAGCGGCAGGGGCATCGCGCGCCGCGCGTACGCTTCGAGCAGGAACTGGAGGATTGCCTGTCGGATAGCGCAGCCGAGGAAACGCTCGACGCGGTGATCGATTGGGGACGTTA